The sequence below is a genomic window from Chanos chanos chromosome 16, fChaCha1.1, whole genome shotgun sequence.
GTGTTCACCATCTAAGAGCAAAtcacataatgtgtgtgttaggtagATTTCACATTAATGACTGAtttgatatatacatatatatgtatgtgtgtgtgtgtgtatatatatatgcacacacacacacacacgcacacacatgtgaatGTTAGGTTGCTTTCACATTAACAGCTGATTTGAGGAGTTTTGTACCgaagaaaaagaatgatcaTACTTCCTTATGCctgaatgttttcaaaaatgtttcttttttggctttgtaCAGTTCAAGTTGTGTCTTTAAATTCCCTCTGTCTTATTACACAAGGTTGTGAATTCATTACCtctgtatatttttaaacaatttaacaaaaaacaaacaaacaaaacaaaaaaactaatgaGAAGGATTTCACGCACTGCTCTGATAGTACTGTGTTGTAATCATATCAATTCTAGAATTTGCACTTCACTTTTTTCCAGCTGTTATTTCTGCATGACTGTAATGAATATGTGTTTAAACTGtatatatcattttaaataaacaactgGTTTCACATTATTTGATGATACTTCttcataaagaaaatatttaatattttaataatgacattttaaagaaGTAGAAAGTACTAGAAATGATAGGTGATGGTTACCCTCCAAGCTGCACATTGCATGTTGTGTCTTCACAACAAGCAACTACATACATAACTATAATGGTACTATAACTGCAATGGTACTATAAGTACAACGGCACTATAACTATAATGGTTCTATCACTACAATGGTACTATAACTACAACAGTACTATAACTACAATGGTACTATAACTACAACGGTACTATAACTATAATGGTACTATAACTACAATGGTACTATAACTACAATAGCACTGTAACTACAATGGTACGTTAAAGTATTTACTTGCATATAATTTCATTGACATTTTACAGTTGCTGTAGCAAgtgaaaaaatataataatattgaCAGTGACTGGTACAGCACTAACAATATAGACATATAGTATATGTCTATACAGTATATATTTCTACTTTCTGGGAATatcattttcagaaatgaataaataaaccaataaacaacaaaaaaaaagatgtctatCTCGTGctgaaactgtgaaacacaAAGTAAAATATTAAGTAACATATGTGCAAAAAAATCCCCTGTTTTAAGAATGAATtactttttcttcctttttttcatttttacaattaATACCAACAGCACAACAACCTGTTATAGGCCTACTAAAGGGAAGTGTCTACATGAAATTATGTATTATATTGTATCATattatgttacattatattAAACCATAATCATCatgatattaaaaatatttcttaacTGAGGCCTGAATAGCCTTTGAATGGTAACCTGGACTAACGGAGTGACCAACTTCAGGCCTGTTAATGTTCTAAAGTCAGTTGTTTCGGCTGTGGACTTGCtcagaaaaacaataacttCTGCACCTGCAGTATGAGGACAATTACAAATCTACATTAAAGTAACCTGTAGCATACGCTGACCCAGGAACATACAGATGGCCTATGATAATCACCTACTCACAAACTTTAAATTGTGTGgctaggaaaacaaaaacttgtgcaCTCTCAAGATGGGGGAAATTTATAATCTACATTGTAGtacctttcagaaaatgtatagATATTAAAGTCTGAATGACCTTTGTAGCAACCAGGGCCTGTTATGTACCAAGCCTCTAACTTACAGTAGGCCTACAGTAATCACCTATTCACAAAGTTTAAGGTGTGtggctgagaaaacaaaaacttgtgcaCCCTAAAAATGGGAGTAATTTATAATCTACATTAAATCagctttcagaaaatgtgtatATACTGAGACCTTAATCACCTTTGTAGCAAGCAGGGGGAAGTATATGTGGACCCTGGCCTATTATGTACAAACTCTCTAACATGCAGCAGGCCTAGAGTAGAATTTGTCTTGTTTGTATCATAGTCAATTCCACTTAATTGCAATATTAAGGTACTACTAGAGGAAACCTATATTCCAGATTTTCGTTGTGCTTTATGAATTATTACAACTAAAATGTCTCacctgagcagtgaaatgcagtgaaATGCACCTCGGCATTTAAGCCATCCTATACACCAGAGAGCAAGcagtgagtgcacacacacactggagctAGGAGTGGTGGGCAGCTGCGggtgcccggggaccaactccaggtctttttgccagtgccccggtcaaggtcactgacaggagtattaatcctAGCAGAAACCAGTTGGAGGAAACTGAAGagcccggaggaaacccacacaaacacagggagagcatgcaaactccacacacgAAGGGGATTtgaccactgagccactgtgaatATAACTGGGATGTTTATATCTTTTACTATATGCTCATCACAAACTTCAGATGACTTCAACCACAAATGTAAAGCATACACTAATTCTACTGGGTCATTTTTTTCCGAACTCAGCTGCTGGAAATGCTCTACTGATATCCTTTAAGACCAGTGAATTACTGACATACCTACTGTGTACCCTTCCTGTTGTAGGCGTTTTTGAGGTAAATTAATGTAGCTCTGAAGTACACTTTTTCAACCACAAGCTGATACTTCGTAACATAGAACACATTTTTAGTGTAATGATTTTAGGACACCACCAGATATATCTCAAAATTCACGACTTTCCCACGCTTATTCAATTTAAAGTTTGTAAGCAGACAATTACTGTAGATCTGCTTTATATTAGAGGGCTGGTACATAATAGGCCCTGGTTGCCTCAGGCCTCCATAtccatacattttcaaaaaggtAATGTAATGTACATTTCAAATTACCCCCATATTGAGGGTGCACAAGgttttgttttcccagccacACATTACTTATCTTGAAGTACTTATCTGGGGGCAACAGAAAGACATTTCCACACAGAGTGATCTACACAACAGATGGGTGAAGAACCTGTCAGACAGAGGGCTCACCCAACCAGAGAAAGACATCCTCGCCAAAGGATTAAACTTTGCCATCATACCACAGCAGCTACCCATAGCTGACCTCATTACAGCAACAGAATCAGCCATCAGGAGAAACAACCTCACAGACATGGAGGCGGAGCAGCTCAGGTTGAAGGTATCGGCAGCCCTGTCCAACGCAAATGCACCCCTTTCCAACCTCACCACCCAGGAAAGAAAGGTTGTGACAACACTGAGGAAGGACCAAAACATCACCATCCTACCAGCTGATAAAGGAAGGTGCACAGTAATCCTCAACACTGCTGACTACCATGACAAGGTTACCAAACTACTCAGTGACACTAACACTTATGAAACACTGAGGTGGGATCCCACCAGTGATTATGAGAAGAAGGTCATAGAATGCCTGCAACAGCTACAGAAGGAGGAAACCATCAACCAAGAACACATCAGCTCTGTCGACCATAACATCAAGTTCACATGAGAGGACGTCCAGAACAACAGCTTGGCCTTCTTGGACTGTGCTGTGCATATTGAAGAAGACAGGAGCCTTCACATCCaagtatacaggaaacacactcatacagaccaATACTTACTCTTCAACTCTCACCACCCTCTTGAACATAAGCTTGGAGTTATCAGAACCCTGCAACACTGAGCCAACGAGTGTCCGTGGCCAAGAGAAGGAGCACCAACACCTGAAGGATGCACTCAAAGCCTGTGGATACCCCAACTGGACCTTTGTGAAAACAGCCACAAGATCCAAGAAGAACAACAGCACTGCGGGtagtcaagaaaaaaagaataaacaaaacaacatcgtCATCCCATAAGTGTCTGGAGTATCTGAGAAACTCAGGAGGATCTTCAACAAGCTCTGCATCCCTGTGGTTTTcaaacccagcaacacactCAGGCAGAAACTGGTCCATCCAAAAGAccgcacacccaaacacaagaaaagcagtCTAGTATATGCAGTCCTATGCAATGAAGAATGCTCAGACTTATACATTggggaaacaaaacaacctCTAAATATATGCATGGCTCAACACAGGAAGGCCAACTCCTCAGGTCAAGACTCAGCAGTGTACCTACACCTAAAGGACAAGGGACACTCCTTCGAGGACAACGATGTGCACATTTTGGATAGGGAAGACAAATGGTTTGAAAGAGGTGTGAAGGACGCCATCTACGTCAAAGTAGAGCAACCATCCCTCAGCAGAAGAGGAGGTCTATGACACCACTTATCACCCACCTACAATACTGTCCTTTCATCCCTGTCCAGGAGATTTAACAACCATTCACACCCGGCCACAGATGACTCCAATGACCCTTAACGATGGTCGTTGAAAGTACCATGAGAACTAACTACCAAATCACATGACGGCCTTGACAATGATCCCACAGAGGTAAAATACCTGGGACTCCCCACCAGCCAGCCAGAGCTGAAGaggcctcttggatgagaggtgaaatgTCTTCAGGAATCTACAGCCAAATCCAGTTGCCCTTAACTTAACCTTTTTTGGATAACTATGACCTGGATGATTGAGAATCTTCACGGATGTGTTTTAAAGAATATAACTAAGGAAGAAATAGGCTACTATAAAGAGACGAAAGAAGCTAGACAGGATTAAAAGCTACATTGTCAGCTAGGTCAGAATTATACCACATTGCAGGATAAATGACTGAGATACCAGTTAGAATACAGGGTGATGATTGTAGTATATATCCATATGTCCATATAGAATCCAGGAAAGTGATTGCAGCACCGTCTCAGATTTTCAAagtttgtctatataatgtttAGGTCCTAAAACTAAGGCctgcaaaatatttttgttcaattcaaatgtttttatattttttggcccttgatattttttcatttttacactctcaaaaACACCTTATCTGGGAGGCCATGtctgggcattaatatcttgaaaagtatttttcctagcctcaccaaactttgtaggatggaagacaaacatgttcttagtatgactgaaccattaaaagtttgtactgCATACCTATTGATTTTCTGTAAGACCCTAGATTTGGTAAAAAGTGCAAAATGCCTAAACGAGTGATATTTAGGgtattataaacccattttttGCATCCAAAtggtatcaatcattattttttcttcagataCAATCTTTTGTTAATTTTGTACCAATATAAgaggtctctaccactaatggacatgaagttattaagaataaaacaaggcttGGTAGCATTTTTCAGAGTTTTTAGCAGAACtaaaagatatgaccacatcactcctAACTTATCCatactgcactggctcccagtcagaTCTTgaattgattataaaatcttactattaacctaaaaagcactaaatggtcttgcaccacagtacctgcgcaaactcctggtcttttatgatctgccacgcctacttagatcaaaagagCCCTCTCTTACAGAGctccacagttatggaacagcctcccaattaatgttcgagactcagacacagtctctatgtttaagtcaaggctgaaaacttatctgtttagccaagccttttgctaacagctctttactaggtaaaggagcagatctggagggttctggATGTTCTGGGTTCTGGAGGGATCAGATctggatgtttggatgctgtgtcccagcctctgaaatattgattgaaGTAAAGAGATATATGTTTTCTATAGGCTCACTATACTATAGGTCATTAATGCAAGTTATATTCTTGACTATCAGGGCCTCATTATAGAAAAAGGCATTAACTCTGATAGATGCTATATTCAATGGGATGATTAAATTTTATATCCCACATTTAAAGAAGAATAAGAAATTCAATAAAAAGTCAAATAACattattgaaaatgatgtgcaatgtagcaaattatgtactagaaattacatgtgatgtaataacatgtaataacataagaaaccattgttcacgcattcgtcacatctcgccttgattactgcagtgttctgtactctggcctgcctgtctctagtaccaaaagtcttcagctggtccctATAACCCCCcttgcaccctgcgctctcaagactctggactattagtcgttccaagagttaaaaagaagtccactggcaacAGAGTCTTTTCCCACCAcactcccttcctctggaatggtttacctacagaaattaaaactaaactaaagacttatccattttctctaacttatggataatataattttgatttgactttgttatggacatgtaaagccctttgagactatacaTAGTattattgggctttaaataaatttgtattattattacaattattattataattattattattattattatgatagatagatagatagatagatagatagatagatagatagatagatagatagatagatagatagatagacatataatgtgtgtgtgtgtgtgtgtatgtagatatataatatatatgtgtatatatataatgtagATTTCAAATTACCCCCATACTGAGGGggcacaagtttttgttttcccagccgCACAATTTAAAGTTTGTAAGTAGGCAATTACTGCTATCAAATTGAAGAGCAGTCCTTTTagacattttctgtgttttttgtgcccCAAATCAACAGctttgaaatgtcttttattttgaaagtcatGCTAAATGCTAATGTCCGGGTTTCCCTGTTATGGGCGCTAGTTTCAGActgcataaatattttacatctGTGCATTGGACCTAAAATGTTCAGATTTACTTTGAATCAGTAAAGCGGTTTTCCTCGCATATCCTCAGATGCATTAACTACTGTATGTCCCTGGATTGTGAGAACTGACGTCGTGCgcattttctcctgtttgatTCTTGCGAATATCGGGTTTTTATCTTTATGGTCCCgagagatgagaaagaaaaaaaaccaaaaaacattatCATAGCTTGAGGTCTGGCCATAAAATGGCGAGCCCACACGGCGAAACAGTTCTGCACAAAATCAGAGCAGGTTTACACTGATCCAACATTCACCACAATTAAAAAGAAGTGCTGCGGTGTCTTTAAGGAATCATGACCTTTTGTCCGGAAATACTTATCCCAACTCTATCGCTCATTGGTCTAGACTATCTCAGACTGCAACTGTAGCTGCAGTTGCCTCAGtttctttatctgtttgtcATCCATAGACATGAGTTAGTGCCGTTTCAGTAGATTAAattaaatctgaaaatatttaCCAGATGACAGAACCATGGGATGGAAAGCAAGCCTAATAAAAGTGTTGTGCACTTTCTCTTTAACGGCGTACACTGTTGGACTGATCCAGGTTTCAGCAGAAACAACCTCAGGTAAGGCCGCCTAGCCAACCTATACTGACTCTTCTGACTGTGAAACTGGTCGGTCATATTTCCACCTGACATCCCGTATGCTTTGTTTACAATTAATGTTTCAACTCGTTTAATTAGTTTAATGTAACGATCACCGTTTTCCAAACGTACAGTTTTTCAGATAATGTAGCAAGCAGGACAGCAATTAGTGTAAACAGCTAACGGCTGCTCGACAAACTAATCACTgcgtcttttgttttgtttgttaggaAAATTGATCTTGTAAATCGTAAACTATACAACTACAATTCTTAGATGACACATTGTCGATACATTGATTCCTTACTTgaaccaaaacaacacacaagtACTATTCTGTAGTTAATCTGATCACTTTAAAGTTCTGTGAACCTGAGCATAAGATAAACGATACGTAACTCAGGAGAGGACTGACCGCGTGAGAGTATGCAGAATGGTGTCAGTACAGCCGCGAGGTTATATTCTGGGTACATTAAAGCGGTagagatcattttaatatttgcatatttacaCGGTGTATAGTGTCCACATTGGTGAAAACGGCTGTTAGGGAGCAATGTGGAATGAGAAAACTGTACATGTAAATCATTTTGCTGTGATAACTATTTTTGTGGTTCAGTTTTAGATTTTTTATACTCTCAGATCGTGTAAATTAGATGACACTGTTCTGACGTCTCTCTGTGGACGATCCAGAGGACTCCAGTGTAATAAAACGGCCTCAGCGCTGCAGCACAATGTGTACTATAGCACGGAGAATTGGCTATGTAACACCTAGCATTGCTcaacgtgtgtgtttgttctcagtgtcATTTCCCtcacatgtctgtgttgttttgacatAGTAAAATTGTAGTAGTGAATATATTGctgatgtattttaaaaaggcCAAAAACATACATAAGAGGAAATGTCTGTGGCAGTGACTAAGTGGAATAACACTCCACGCAGAAACCAGACAGTTCTTTGGTACACAGGAATGTTGACTCCATACTGGAGAGTTTTTAATgtctctgctcttcctctgtctgctgtctttgCATGTTTTAAGTGAGGTGTGAATCTCTAGGTTCCACCAGGGGGTGCTATCTACCCCTGCCTGTCTCGGGCCTTGACACAGAGCAGTGCTCTGTGTCAAGTCAGTGGAGTTATCATGGTTAAGAAGGCATAGCTGTGATACACATGTATGGGCAGTAGGTATGCTTTTTGTGGACACTTGACCACACTGTTTTGAGCATTGAGACTTAGTCAGGCCAGCTGGATCTTAGCTCCACTGCCTTTGTAACACGGCTGGAGATAACCGGAAATTAAACTACACATTTTGCAGTTAACCTGGCACAGTCTTGAAATGTTTGCAAATATTATTTCTAAGGTTTGGTCCTTACAGTACTGATCAAATAATTTTTGTAATACTGATCAAATGATCTCTGTTTAATTCACAGATGAAGTCCCTGAGTTCAGAATTGCTGAAGATTCCAACTTGGATTCTGATAAATACAGTGAACATGTTGAGGTGGAGCAAAGTGAGGCAGTGCCAGAGAGACTCTTTAAAACAGCTGAGATAGCTGATGCCCTCATGGGAACCAGTGTGCCTGCAAACACGGGCATCGAAAAACTGATCCCAAAAGGTTTCAGAGACTCACTGGAGGCTAGGACAGCAACAGCGCCATGTGATGATAACACATGTGGAGCTATTGTGACATCAGATGAAACCCTTCAGGCGCTGACCAATGAGCAGGCTGAGTCTGTCACTCTAGGAACAGTCCTCCCAGATACCATGGTAGCAGAGGAGCAGAACTCCACGGAGATGACTAAAACATACAAAGTTAATTGTGACAGAAGGAACATCACAGGAATTTCTAACTTCACTGTGCAGGTTCTCAATGGCTCACAGGTACACTACACAAGCATCCATACATTTCAATTCAGATGATTTAaattaaacacatgcacatgtggcAGCactgggttcgattcctggcctTTCTGTGgagagctccggtttcctcccacagtccaatgACATGTAGGTCAGGCGAAtttgagacactaaattgcccctagatgtgaatgtgtgtttgcctgcgatggactggcgagcTGTCCA
It includes:
- the txndc15 gene encoding thioredoxin domain-containing protein 15 gives rise to the protein MGWKASLIKVLCTFSLTAYTVGLIQVSAETTSDEVPEFRIAEDSNLDSDKYSEHVEVEQSEAVPERLFKTAEIADALMGTSVPANTGIEKLIPKGFRDSLEARTATAPCDDNTCGAIVTSDETLQALTNEQAESVTLGTVLPDTMVAEEQNSTEMTKTYKVNCDRRNITGISNFTVQVLNGSQDLMEFLNANSSECSLVLFYTTWCQFSANLAPHFNALPRLFPTLHFLALDASQHSSLSTRFGTVAVPNILLFQGVKPMARFNQTDRTLGTLSSFIANQTGFEAGSEQVVRDEDYLGPLPNVPVKGLDWLLVFSVLFITGFTVYAILRTDSIRWLLPGQEHEHQD